One genomic window of Camelina sativa cultivar DH55 chromosome 5, Cs, whole genome shotgun sequence includes the following:
- the LOC104788542 gene encoding GDSL esterase/lipase At3g62280-like, whose product MDYAVPSLRCFFLTLCLSLLVCSNSVNSSKSNKKPILINFGDSNSDTGGVLAGVGLPIGLPHGITFFHRGTGRLGDGRLIVDFFCEHLKMTYLSPYLDSLSPNFKRGVNFAVSGATALPVFSFPLAIQIRQFVHFKNRSQELISSGRRDLIDENGYKNALYMIDIGQNDLLLALYDSNLTYTPVVEKIPSMLLEIKKVIQTVYLYGGRKFWVHNTGPLGCAPKELAIYPHNESDLDPIGCFRVHNEVATAFNKGLLSLCNELRSQFKDVTLVYVDIYSIKYKLSADFNRYGFVDPLMACCGYGGRPNNYDRKATCGQPGSTICRNVTKAIVWDGVHYTEAANRFVVDAVLTNRYSYPKISLDGFW is encoded by the exons ATGGATTACGCTGTTCCTTCTCTACGATGCTTCTTCCTAACTTTATGTCTATCTCTTTTGGTTTGCTCTAACTCAGTAAACAGTTCCAAATCAAACAAGAAACCTATATTGATAAACTTCGGCGACTCTAACTCCGACACCGGTGGAGTTCTTGCTGGCGTTGGTCTTCCTATTGGACTCCCTCATGGCATTACCTTCTTCCATAGAGGCACTGGTCGTCTCGGGGACGGTCGACTCATCGTTGACTTCTTCT GTGAACATTTAAAGATGACGTATCTGAGTCCATATTTGGATTCACTCTCACCAAACTTCAAAAGAGGAGTCAATTTCGCAGTCTCGGGAGCCACCGCTCTTCCTGTTTTTTCCTTCCCTCTAGCCATTCAAATCCGCCAGTTCGTCCACTTCAAAAACCGTTCTCAAGAACTTATCTCTTCCG GGAGAAGAGATCTTATTGACGAAAATGGATATAAAAATGCATTGTACATGATCGATATTGGACAAAATGATCTTTTACTTGCTCTATACGATTCAAATTTAACGTATACACCCGTTGTCGAAAAAATACCTTCCATGCTTCTAGAGATTAAGAAAGTCATACAG ACCGTATATTTATACGGAGGGAGGAAGTTTTGGGTACATAACACAGGCCCATTGGGCTGTGCACCCAAAGAATTGGCGATTTACCCGCATAACGAATCAGATCTTGACCCGATTGGTTGTTTCCGGGTACACAACGAAGTTGCAACAGCTTTCAACAAAGGACTCTTGAGTCTCTGCAACGAACTGAGGTCCCAATTCAAAGACGTCACTCTCGTCTACGTTGATATTTACTCCATCAAGTACAAACTCTCCGCCGATTTCAATCGATACG GATTTGTGGATCCGTTAATGGCTTGTTGCGGTTATGGAGGAAGGCCCAACAACTACGATCGGAAAGCAACTTGTGGTCAACCCGGTTCAACTATTTGTCGTAATGTAACCAAAGCTATTGTATGGGATGGAGTTCATTATACCGAAGCTGCTAACCGGTTTGTTGTTGATGCGGTTTTGACAAATCGGTACTCTTACCCAAAAATTTCCCTCGACGGGTTTTGGTAG
- the LOC104788543 gene encoding ADP-ribosylation factor 1: protein MGLSFGKLFSRLFAKKEMRILMVGLDAAGKTTILYKLKLGEIVTTIPTIGFNVETVEYKNISFTVWDVGGQDKIRPLWRHYFQNTQGLIFVVDSNDRDRVVEARDELHRMLNEDELRDAVLLVFANKQDLPNAMNAAEITDKLGLHSLRQRHWYIQSTCATSGEGLYEGLDWLSNNIANKA from the exons ATGGGGCTGTCCTTTGGAAAGTTGTTCAGCAGACTCTTTGCTAAGAAAGAGATGCGTATCCTGATGGTTGGTCTCGATGCTGCTGGTAAGACTACGATCCTGTACAAGCTCAAGCTTGGAGAGATCGTGACTACGATTCCAACCATTG GTTTCAACGTGGAGACCGTTGAATACAAGAACATTAGCTTTACCGTGTGGGATGTCGGGGGTCAAGACAAG ATTCGTCCATTGTGGAGGCATTACTTCCAGAACACCCAGGGACTAATCTTTGTGGTGGACAGCAATGATCGTGACCGTGTTGTGGAAGCTAGGGATGAGCTTCACAGAATGCTGAACGaa GATGAATTGAGAGATGCTGTGCTTCTTGTTTTTGCTAACAAGCAAGATCTTCCCAATGCGATGAACGCCGCTGAGATAACTGACAAGCTTGGGCTTCACTCTCTCCGCCAACGACACTG GTACATACAGAGCACATGTGCTACCTCCGGAGAAGGGCTTTATGAGGGACTTGACTGGCTCTCTAACAACATTGCAAACAAG GCTTAG
- the LOC104788544 gene encoding DUF724 domain-containing protein 7-like, which produces MLKTTGRKEKLCISKGSEIEVSSCEYDEYVTGTVWYRVILEENLAKSKRKKLSVRHLDPLLKEDYSPPLIRTTVHRLIRPLPPPDPFPDVDFEEGDVIDAAYRGGWWSGSVIQVLGNRRFLVYLRFEPDVIEIERKDLRPHFVWKGDEWFRCVKQQLIESEFSAGKSVEVRTKVAHLGDVWAPAVAIKENDDGKLLVKLKALSDEKVDCDKISFPYIKIRPSPPPCGLRDYKLMENVDALVESGWCPGVVTRVLSGKSYAVFLGPNKESKEFSPLQLRPSIEWKDGVWHEEEKVSDSEKSSHAVEEETAASTRIRVTVRTPLREKTALATGIKLTATRSSNAAMQNPPPVSTNGGDVEEAGKVSVTVTEVPHSETVALPRELGSNLADVVMNENTPVTSQPEKPATKEFYSSVVLGIAAATLTKPAVKTQGKTSPRKKLQAMKNQNSTNDSVGEKAPEETKNRESVNKRKRGQPRKFISTEPKQKTGVAGNGSKAAAIELSDMTDDNRPLASWIHGGNSSSGQSVSPTPDPGLNSIVEKHVPVMETPPASESTMVLPFVKKSPLWKVLESMEVFEAVPQRPHFSPLLESEEEFREGDAIGTMVKFTALLEKVKNLQVDDPISSIKRIDECFLKLEKHGFDVTTPRSRISKLVSIKESQTSALEELKAVEEKITENDNKRRKCEQDIVELQRQEVLMKEAKVALDKEIALMQSHAEVLDQQVQNVDQEFWAIVTAPWK; this is translated from the exons ATGTTGAAAACTAcgggaagaaaagagaaactttGCATATCTAAAGGTTCTGAAATCGAAGTCTCTTCTTGCGAGTATGATGAGTATGTTACTGGAACTGTATGGTATCGTGTCATACTCGAAGAGAATCTAGCTAAATCGAAGCGGAAGAAGCTCTCTGTTCGTCACTTGGATCCTCTCCTCAAAGAAGACTACTCTCCTCCGTTGATACGAACCACCGTGCATCGTTTGATTCGTCCACTCCCGCCTCCGGATCCGTTTCCAGATGTCGATTTTGAGGAAGGTGACGTCATAGACGCTGCATATAGAGGTGGTTGGTGGTCCGGTTCGGTGATTCAAGTTTTGGGGAATCGTCGTTTCTTAGTGTATCTCAGATTCGAACCTGATGTAATCGAGATTGAACGGAAGGATCTGCGTCCACATTTTGTTTGGAAAGGTGATGAATGGTTCCGATGCGTGAAACAA caaTTGATTGAGTCAGAGTTTAGCGCTGGGAAGTCTGTAGAAGTTAGAACAAAGGTGGCCCATTTGGGGGATGTTTGGGCTCCGGCTGTAGCTATTAAGGAGAACGACGATGGGAAATTACTTGTGAAGTTGAAGGCTTTGAGTGATGAAAAGGTCGACTGCGACAAGATTAGCTTTCCTTATATCAAAATCCGACCTTCACCACCGCCTTGTGGGTTAAGAGATTACAAGTTGATGGAGAATGTGGATGCGCTTGTCGAGTCTGGTTGGTGTCCTGGTGTTGTTACTAGAGTTCTTTCTGGGAAGAGTTACGCAGTGTTTTTGGGGCCAAACAAGGAGAGTAAAGAGTTTAGCCCCTTGCAGTTAAGACCTTCTATAGAATGGAAAGATGGAGTTTGgcatgaagaagaaaag GTTTCAGATAGCGAAAAAAGTTCCCATgcagttgaagaagaaacagctGCTTCAACCCGCATAAGGGTAACTGTTCGAACTCCCTTGAGAGAGAAGACAGCTTTGGCTACGGGAATAAAATTAACGGCGACACGCTCTTCTAATGCTGCTATGCAGAATCCTCCTCCTGTCTCTACCAATGGAGGAGATGTTGAAGAGGCTGGTAAAGTATCTGTCACTGTGACTGAAGTACCGCACTCTGAAACTGTTGCT TTACCTAGAGAATTAGGGAGTAATTTGGCTGATGTTGTGATGAATGAGAACACTCCAGTCACAAGCCAACCGGAGAAACCAGCAA CAAAAGAGTTTTACTCATCGGTGGTCCTGGGCATAGCTGCAGCTACTTTGACGAAACCAGCAGtcaaaacacaaggaaaaacATCTCCGAGGAAGAAACTTCAGGCaatgaagaatcaaaactcTACAAATGATTCTGTTGGAGAGAAG GCACCTGAGGAGACGAAAAACAGAGAGAGTGTTAATAAGAGGAAAAGAGGACAGCCACGTAAGTTCATAAGCACAGAGCCTAAGCAAAAGACTG GTGTGGCTGGTAATGGTTCAAAGGCTGCGGCTATTGAACTTTCCGATATGACTGATGATAATAGGCCTCTCGCTTCATGGATCCACGGTGGAAACTCGTCATCAG GGCAATCCGTATCTCCGACTCCTGATCCAGGGCTTAATTCTATTGTGGAAAAGCATGTCCCTGTTATGGAAACTCCCCCAGCGAGCGAGTCCACAATGGTTCTGCCATTTGTAAAGAAGTCACCGCTCTGGAAAGTCCTTGAATCAATGGAGGTCTTCGAAGCAGTGCCACAGCGTCCACATTTCAGTCCACTGCTAGAGAGCGAAGAAGAGTTTCGTGAAGGAGACGCCATTGGTACAATGGTGAAGTTCACTGCGCTGTTAGagaaagtaaagaatctacaagTCGACGATCCAATAAGCTCTATTAAAAGGATCGACGAGTGTTTTCTCAAACTAGAGAAACACGGGTTCGATGTTACAACACCTCGGTCTCGGATCTCCAAGCTTGTGTCCATAAAAGAAAGCCAGACATCGGCGTTGGAAGAATTAAAAGCTGTTGAGGAAAAGATCACAGAGAATGACAATAAAAGAAGGAAGTGTGAACAAGATATTGTTGAATTGCAGAGACAAGAAGTGTTGATGAAGGAAGCGAAAGTGGCACTAGACAAGGAGATAGCTCTGATGCAGTCTCATGCTGAGGTTCTTGACCAACAGGTTCAGAATGTAGACCAGGAGTTTTGGGCAATTGTCACTGCCCCATGGAAATAA
- the LOC104788545 gene encoding probable pre-mRNA-splicing factor ATP-dependent RNA helicase DEAH2: MGTERKRKISLFDVMDDPSAASKNTKINGLPESGISSLVNKWNGKPYSQRYYDILEKRKTLPVWLQKEEFLKTLNSNQTLILVGETGSGKTTQIPQFVIDAVDAETSDKRRKWLVGCTQPRRVAAMSVSRRVAEEMDVTIGEEVGYSIRFEDCSSPRTVLKYLTDGMLLREAMADPLLERYKVIILDEAHERTLATDVLFGLLKEVLKNRPDLKLVVMSATLEAEKFQEYFSGAPLMKVPGRLHPVEIFYTQEPERDYLDSAIRTVVQIHTCEPPGDILVFLTGEEEIEDACRKINKDVGNLGDQVGPVKVVPLYSTLPPVMQQKIFDPAPEPVTEGGPPGRKIVVSTNIAETSLTIDGIVYVIDPGFAKQKVYNPRIRVESLLVSPISKASAHQRSGRAGRTRPGKCFRLYTEKSFNNDLQPQTYPEILRSNLANTVLTLKKLGIDDLVHFDFMDPPAPETLMRALEVLNYLGALDDEGNLTKTGEIMSEFPLDPQMAKMLIVSPEFNCSNEILSVSAMLSVPNCFIRPREAQKAADEAKARFGHIDGDHLTLLNVYHAYKQNNEDPNWCYENFINNRAMKSADNVRQQLVRIMSRFNLKMCSTDFNSRDYYINIRKAMLSGYFMQVAHLERTGHYLTVKDNQVVHLHPSNCLDHKPEWVIYNEYVLTTRNFIRTVTDIRGEWLVDVARDYYDLSNFPNCEAKRVLEKLYKKREREKDESKNRK; encoded by the exons ATGGgtacagagagaaagaggaaaattaGTTTGTTCGACGTTATGGACGATCCATCGGCTGCGTCAAAGAACACCAAAATCAATGGTCTTCCCGAGTCCGGAATCAGCAGTCTTGTCAATAAGTGGAACGGTAAGCCTTATTCCCAGAGGTATTACGACATTCTTGAGAAACGGAAGACTTTACCTGTCTGGCTTCAGAAAGAAGAGTTCCTCAAAACTCTCAACAGCAATCAAACCCTTATTCTTGTCGGTGAGACCGGTAGTGGTAAAACTACTCAG ATCCCACAGTTTGTTATAGATGCTGTGGATGCTGAAACTTCTGATAAGCGTAGGAAGTGGTTGGTTGGATGTACACAGCCTCGTAGAGTTGCAGCCATGTCTGTGTCTCGTCGTGTTGCTGAAGAGATGGATGTTACTATTGGGGAAGAAGTTGGTTACAGCATCCGTTTTGAGGACTGCAGTAGCCCCAGAACTGTTCTGAA GTACTTGACTGATGGTATGCTCCTGAGAGAAGCAATGGCGGATCCGCTCCTAGAGAGGTACAAAGTGATTATTCTCGATGAAGCCCACGAGAGAACTCTAGCCACAGATGTGCTGTTTGGTCTTCTGAAAGAAGTGTTGAAAAATAGACCTGATCTTAAGTTAGTTGTGATGAGTGCTACTCTAGAAGCTGAAAAGTTTCAGGAGTATTTTAGCGGTGCTCCTCTGATGAAAGTTCCTGGTAGGCTTCATCCAGTTGAGATCTTCTACACTCAGGAGCCTGAAAGGGACTATCTTGATTCTGCGATTAGGACTGTTGTCCAGATCCACACGTGTGAGCCACCTGGTGatattcttgttttcttaactggggaggaggagattgaagatgctTGCCGCAAAATCAATAAAGACGTTGGCAATCTTGGGGATCAGGTTGGACCTGTTAAAGTTGTGCCACTGTATTCTACTCTTCCACCTGTCATGCAGCAGAAGATTTTTGATCCTGCTCCAGAGCCGGTAACTGAAGGTGGTCCTCCTGGGAGGAAGATTGTTGTCTCCACTAACATTGCTGAGACTTCCCTAACCATTGATGGGATTGTCTACGTCATTGACCCTGGTTTTGCTAAGCAAAAAGTTTACAACCCAAGAATCCGTGTAGAGTCGTTGTTGGTATCCCCGATTTCAAAGGCAAGTGCTCACCAGAGATCTGGTCGTGCTGGTAGAACACGGCCTGGAAAATGCTTCAGGCTTTATACAGAGAAGAGTTTCAATAATGACTTGCAACCGCAGACCTATCCAGAAATATTGAGATCAAACCTTGCAAACACAGTTCTGACCTTGAAAAAACTGGGTATTGATGACTTGGTGCACTTCGATTTTATGGATCCCCCTGCTCCTGAAACGCTGATGCGAGCCTTGGAAGTTTTGAATTACTTGGGAGCACTGGACGATGAAGGTAACTTGACAAAGACAGGTGAGATAATGAGTGAGTTCCCATTGGATCCACAGATGGCAAAGATGCTCATAGTCAGTCCTGAATTCAATTGCTCGAACGAGATTCTCTCAGTTTCAGCCATGCTATCAG TACCGAATTGCTTTATTCGGCCTAGAGAGGCTCAAAAAGCAGCAGATGAAGCTAAAGCTAGGTTTGGACACATTGATGGAGATCACCTCACATTGTTGAACGTCTACCACGCTTATAAGCAAAACA ATGAAGATCCAAATTGGTGCTATGAAAACTTCATCAACAATAGAGCGATGAAATCAGCAGACAATGTTAGACAGCAGCTAGTCCGGATAATGTCAAGGTTCAACCTGAAGATGTGCAGCACTGATTTTAACAGCCGTGACTACTACATCAACATAAGGAAGGCCATGCTATCTGGTTATTTCATGCAAGTGGCTCACTTAGAACGCACAGGGCATTACTTGACAGTCAAAGACAACCAA GTGGTTCATTTGCATCCATCAAATTGCTTGGATCACAAACCTGAGTGGGTAATCTACAACGAATATGTTTTGACCACCCGGAATTTCATCAGAACTGTGACAGATATTCGCGGTGAATG GCTAGTAGATGTTGCTCGTGATTACTACGATCTTTCAAACTTTCCCAACTGCGAAGCCAAACGTGTCCTCGAGAAGCTTtataagaagagagaaagggagaaggATGAGAGCAAGAACAGGAAGTGA
- the LOC104788548 gene encoding uncharacterized protein LOC104788548 has product MSTSIVQVGYASVRVTVARNDSDITDHVRIFLSNDKNKNKIIGLDTERSVLQGDIDHPPESRLVVLQLCDGQNCLIIPLRNVRGNKPPVSLTNFLNLPEYTFMGVGISKALEMLKSQCGLTCKSAVDIGPSSWTLLSKSPGDIKLTFQPYFTVKKPITETICEDWDTSSLSENQIIHATMNADLAFEVGDMIIETLH; this is encoded by the coding sequence ATGTCTACATCCATTGTACAAGTTGGATATGCAAGCGTCAGGGTGACAGTGGCTAGAAATGACAGCGACATTACTGATCATGTGCGGATATTCCTGTCTAatgacaaaaacaagaacaaaatcatcgGTCTGGATACAGAACGATCGGTTTTACAAGGTGACATAGATCACCCTCCGGAGAGCAGACTCGTGGTTCTCCAGCTCTGTGATGGCCAGAATTGCCTAATAATCCCGCTTCGTAATGTACGTGGTAATAAGCCTCCCGTTTCTCTCACCAATTTCCTCAATCTCCCAGAATACACTTTCATGGGTGTAGGTATTAGTAAGGCTTTGGAAATGCTTAAGAGTCAGTGTGGTTTGACCTGCAAGAGTGCCGTTGATATCGGTCCTTCGTCGTGGACCTTGTTGAGCAAGTCTCCTGGTGATATAAAGCTTACTTTCCAGCCATACTTCACGGTTAAGAAACCAATAACAGAAACTATCTGTGAAGATTGGGACACTAGCAGTCTTAGCGAGAATCAGATCATCCATGCAACAATGAATGCTGACTTGGCTTTCGAAGTTGGGGATATGATTATAGAAACTCTCCATTGA
- the LOC104788546 gene encoding peptidyl-prolyl cis-trans isomerase G-like: protein MESTRSDPELDDDFSEIYKEYTGPASTVTNNTTQEKDKPIIKQRSEEERCDEEEQLPDPNSVPTDFTSREAKVWEAKSKATERNWKKRKEEEMICKICGESGHFTQGCPSTLGANRKSQEFFERVPARDKNVRDLFTEKVIERIERETGCKIKMDDKFIIVSGKDRLILRKGVDAVHKVKEDGEMKSSSVSHRSRSRSPRRTSVGPPRGRNSEPQGQHLPSHGSSSSFSERSGRQDKFVDYRVHEENRVRENQRNVYRGSPQAYGSDRGRSRSTHSKSPGRPRYSGWDKPYDRQKSEVSGYRSERWDQERMGGSSDIQVSQQFERPPFPQSLEELELEYTRDAMELEKKRDKEEDEENIKHRETIRELRESYMKKLAGLRGMNAKQWDEFLQLDAQRRQQQSRQQNSGLSYGNYRQFPPYAEFDDGYSANPPPYGGNNVPMDSQGRYPNHVKNYPSRNQDSNYGTGFQRQRREDYGKAYNRY from the exons ATGGAAAGCACTAGATCGGACCCAGAGCTTGATGATGACTTTAGTGAAATCTACAAGGAGTATACTGGTCCTGCAAGTACTGTCACCAACAACACTACCCAAGAAAAAGACAAACCTATTATCAAACAACGgtctgaagaagaaagatgtgaTGAAGAAGAGCAACTACCTGACCCTAATTCTGTACCAACTGATTTCACTAGCCGAGAAGCTAAGGTTTGGGAGGCTAAGTCAAAAGCTACTGAGAGGAactggaagaagagaaaagaagaagaaatgatttGTAAAATTTGTGGCGAGTCTGGTCATTTTACTCAG GGATGTCCATCAACACTTGGTGCTAATAGGAAGTCACAAGAATTCTTTGAAAGGGTACCAGCTAGGGACAAGAATGTAAGGGATTTGTTTACGGAGAAAGTTATTGAAAGGATTGAAAGGGAGACCGGCTGCAAGATTAAAATGGATGATAAGTTCATAATTGTCAGTGGCAAGGACAGATTAATCTTGAGGAAAGGTGTTGATGCTGTTCACAAGGTTAAGGAGGATGGTGAGATGAAAAGCTCTTCTGTTTCTCACAGGAGTAGATCCAGGTCACCTAGGAGAACTTCTGTTGGTCCACCACGTGGTCGAAACTCTGAACCTCAAGGACAGCACCTGCCATCACATGGTTCATCATCAAGTTTCTCAGAGCGTTCTGGAAGGCAGGATAAGTTTGTGGATTATCGTGTGCACGAAGAGAATCGTGTTCGTGAGAATCAGCGAAATGTTTACCGAGGATCACCACAAG CTTATGGTAGTGACAGAGGTCGGAGTCGTTCCACACATTCAAAATCTCCAGGGAGACCACGTTATAGTGGATGGGATAAACCGTATGATAGGCAAAAGTCTGAGGTGAGTGGTTATAGGTCTGAAAGATGGGATCAAGAGAGAATGGGTGGCTCCAGCGACATTCAGGTGAGTCAACAGTTTGAACGGCCTCCTTTCCCACAGTCGTTAGAAGAACTAGAATTGGAATATACGAGGGATGCAATGGAGCTTGAAAAGAAACGtgataaggaagaagatgaggagaacATCAAGCATCGTGAG ACAATCCGGGAACTGAGAGAGAGTTACATGAAGAAACTGGCTGGGCTAAGGGGTATGAATGCTAAACAATGGGACGAATTCCTTCAACTCGATGCTCAGAGACGTCAACAGCAATCACGGCAGCAAAACTCTGGTTTGAGTTATGGTAACTATAGACAGTTTCCTCCTTATGCAGAGTTTGATGATGGATACTCTGCCAATCCTCCTCCCTATGGTGGAAACAATGTGCCAATGGATTCCCAGGGAAGATATCCAAACCATGTAAAAAACTATCCCTCAAGGAATCAAGACAGCAATTATGGTACCGGGTTCCAACGCCAGAGACGTGAGGACTATGGAAAAGCCTACAATCGTTATTAG
- the LOC104788549 gene encoding probable WRKY transcription factor 68, translated as MENAGGGVPFYDLGQTRVYPLFSDFHHLSAERYPVGFMDLLGVHHHFLTHTPPMHFPTTTPNSSSSDAVNDDHEKKRENEEEEEEEEDGEQQHKTYKRDYRFKITKSTSEKTKLKVPKVSFITKSEVLNLDDGYKWRKYGQKPVRNSPFPRNYYRCTTTWCDVKKRVERSFSDPSSVITTYEGQHSHPRPLPKGDSLGFNGSASRAHFGLPTLPPQLLDYNNHQQQGQSSFGAEYIIRQEKGSDDDDEDDHDYAHVVKKSRTQDLLDGAGSVKEHGLLQDVVSSHIIKEEC; from the exons ATGGAGAATGCTGGTGGTGGGGTGCCGTTTTACGATTTAGGGCAAACAAGGGTTTACCCACTCTTCTCTGATTTCCACCATCTGTCGGCGGAGAGGTATCCGGTAGGGTTCATGGATTTACTTGGTGTTCATCATCATTTCCTCACCCATACGCCGCCGATGCACTTTCCCACGACTACACCTAACTCTTCCTCGAGCGACGCTGTGAATGATGAtcatgaaaagaagagagagaacgaggaggaagaagaagaagaagaagatggagaacaACAGCATAAGACATATAAGAG GGATTATAGGTTTAAGATAACTAAGAGTACTAGTGAAAAGACGAAGTTGAAGGTGCCAAAAGTGTCATTCATCACGAAGAGTGAGGTTCTTAATCTAGATGATGGTTACAAATGGAGAAAATACGGTCAAAAACCTGTCAGAAACAGCCCTTTTCCAAG GAATTATTACCGTTGCACAACAACTTGGTGTGACGTGAAGAAGAGAGTGGAGAGATCATTCAGTGATCCAAGCAGTGTCATCACCACTTACGAAGGCCAACACTCTCATCCTCGTCCATTACCCAAAGGAGACAGCCTTGGATTCAATGGCTCAGCTTCTAGAGCCCACTTTGGCCTCCCTACACTCCCTCCTCAGCTTTTAGATTACAAcaaccatcaacaacaaggGCAGTCTTCTTTTGGAGCTGAGTACATTATCAGGCAAGAAAAAGGATCtgatgatgacgatgaggaTGATCATGATTATGCTCATGTAGTGAAGAAGAGTCGAACTCAGGATCTGCTGGATGGAGCTGGTTCAGTCAAAGAACATGGCCTTCTTCAAGATGTTGTTTCCTCTCATATCATTAAGGAAGAGTGTTAG
- the LOC104788550 gene encoding putative F-box protein At1g71320 — MYSKKDNIRGIRCFNRRFNVKVISLDNGEQRDAGWYDLDGYNVCYEQTPVYANGSLFWLTLSNFYCFACNCKTLSELPLHLLAIDLHTEQFRWVSLPKCYTRYSRGVQMWSLNERLCLSDVLNLQCPSELDVWSLQQEGSSTQNWEKIFSFNILDISRLDARCWMLGLRAAYFRRIEKGQDQVSSDILRTAIWYSPTMISP, encoded by the coding sequence ATGTACTCGAAAAAAGACAATATACGTGGAATTCGATGTTTTAACCGCCGTTTCAATGTTAAAGTTATATCCCTTGATAATGGCGAGCAAAGAGACGCCGGTTGGTACGATTTAGATGGCTACAATGTTTGCTATGAGCAAACACCCGTCTACGCAAACGGATCACTCTTCTGGTTGAcattatctaatttttattgttttgcttGTAATTGTAAAACACTTTCAGAATTACCCTTGCATCTGTTAGCTATTGATCTACACACTGAACAATTTCGATGGGTATCATTACCAAAATGTTACACCCGTTACTCTCGTGGTGTGCAAATGTGGAGCCTAAATGAACGTTTGTGCTTATCAGATGTGCTAAACTTACAATGTCCTTCGGAGTTAGACGTTTGGAGTTTACAACAAGAAGGTTCTTCTACTCAAAATtgggaaaaaatattttcttttaatattttggatatcAGTAGATTAGATGCAAGATGTTGGATGCTTGGTCTAAGAGCTGCTTACTTTAGAAGGATTGAAAAGGGCCAAGATCAAGTGTCGTCTGATATTCTAAGAACGGCGATTTGGTATTCTCCGACTATGATTTCTCCGTAA